Proteins from a genomic interval of Lolium perenne isolate Kyuss_39 chromosome 1, Kyuss_2.0, whole genome shotgun sequence:
- the LOC127304236 gene encoding epoxide hydrolase 2, producing MAQLIEHTQLPIRGLNLHVAQVGTGELGTVVFLHGFPEIWYSWRHQMQAVAAAGYRAIAPDSRGYGLSDQPEDEETPWEDLVADVLGILDALSIPKAFLVGKDFGTIPAYDFALRHPTRTRGVMCLGMPFSPVPFNFDGTMPEGFYPLRWRQPGRAEADFGRYGIRRVVRTIYVLFSGSEVPVAKEGQETMDLADDSTPLPEWFTEEDLDEYASLYKKSGFEYPIRMPYWSIDKMATQLDAKFEVPVFMVMGENE from the exons CGAGCTCGGAACGGTGGTGTTCTTGCACGGCTTCCCCGAGATATGGTACTCGTGGCGGCACCAGATGCAGGCCGTGGCTGCCGCCGGGTACCGCGCCATTGCGCCGGACAGCCGCGGCTATGGGCTGTCTGACCAGCCGGAGGATGAGGAGACCCCCTGGGAAGACCTTGTAGCCGACGTACTCGGCATCCTCGACGCCCTCTCCATCCCCAAG GCGTTCTTGGTGGGCAAGGACTTCGGCACCATACCAGCCTACGACTTCGCGCTGCGGCACCCTACTCGCACCCGCGGCGTGATGTGCCTGGGCATGCCCTTCAGCCCCGTTCCCTTCAACTTCGACGGCACCATGCCGGAAGGCTTCTACCCACTCCGGTGGCGCCAGCCCGGAAGGGCGGAGGCCGACTTCGGGCGGTACGGCATCAGGCGTGTGGTGCGCACCATCTACGTGCTCTTCTCCGGCAGCGAGGTCCCGGTTGCGAAAGAAGGGCAGGAGACGATGGACCTCGCCGACGATTCCACGCCTCTGCCGGAGTGGTTCACCGAGGAGGACCTCGACGAGTATGCTTCGCTCTACAAGAAGTCCGGCTTCGAGTACCCGATCAGAATGCCGTACTG GTCTATAGATAAGATGGCTACCCAGTTGGATGCCAAGTTCGAGGTGCCGGTGTTCATGGTGATGGGGGAGAATGAGTGA
- the LOC139832778 gene encoding uncharacterized protein: protein MEGLVTYFLNQVDDTTKDKTLLLLWRAWHLRNDIVHNQGRETIASPVAFLQTYNSTQELSLNATEDLKGKAPLLTEPIRFTHGTRESKNNSKWPLTPTSWVKLNTNASFIGLGKPSAVGAVARDHNWKILMAACSSLPNCENVEEAEIKATLMDIKLLAEHGHQHVIVEFDCAAVAKTLQSSVTNRSKQWACMMRQKHF from the coding sequence ATGGAAGGACTGGTTACTTATTTTTTGAACCAAGTCGATGACACAACCAAGGACAAGACTCTGTTGCTCCTCTGGCGTGCCTGGCACCTGAGGAATGACATCGTGCACAACCAAGGCAGGGAAACGATAGCGAGCCCGGTCGCCTTCCTCCAGACGTACAACAGTACTCAAGAGCTCTCGCTGAATGCCACTGAAGATCTCAAGGGCAAGGCGCCGCTGCTCACTGAGCCAATTCGCTTCACTCATGGGACGAGGGAGTCCAAAAACAACAGCAAATGGCCGCTCACGCCCACGAGCTGGGTGAAATTGAACACAAATGCCTCCTTCATTGGTCTAGGCAAGCCTAGCGCGGTAGGTGCCGTTGCCAGAGACCACAACTGGAAGATTCTTATGGCTGCCTGCTCTTCATTGCCTAACTgcgaaaacgttgaggaagctgagaTCAAGGCTACACTAATGGACATAAAACTGTTGGCTGAGCATGGGCACCAGCATGTGATCGTTGAGTTTGACTGTGCCGCGGTGGCTAAGACGTTGCAGTCGTCCGTGACTAACAGATCAAAGCAGTGGGCCTGTATGATGAGGCAAAAACACTTCTGA